One genomic segment of Hevea brasiliensis isolate MT/VB/25A 57/8 chromosome 3, ASM3005281v1, whole genome shotgun sequence includes these proteins:
- the LOC110671186 gene encoding serine/threonine-protein kinase STN8, chloroplastic isoform X2 yields the protein MASLLSPTAVAIQQYPKILCFSAFKPTFTFRHNLHSFTKGFKHNPGRCNAFFGNIPDDSLDPTLHPDQFPIFQSGLVQFHRITDDLSEFQKWGLLVFGGLAWIYLTARPGVLIGAIDAYLLAPLQLGLDSLSGRRRLKSTDFMIENKLGEGSFGVVYSGVIIPKNVTLEERGQKRRRGKSLELNGRYKEKVKVGIQGAEEFGEVEEWFNYRMSRAAPETCAEFLGSFVADKTNSQFTQGAKWLVWKFEGDRNLADYMKDRNFPFNLESVMFGRVLQGVDSVKRNALIIKQIMRQIITSLKKIHDTGIVHRDVKPANLVVTKKGKIKLIDFGAATDLRIGKNYEPNRTLLDPDYCPPELYVLPEETPSPPPEPIAALLSPILWQLNSPDLFDMYSAGIVLLQMAIPTLRSVGGLKNFNAELKTVEYDLNRWRKDTRLRPDLTILDLDSGRGWDLATKLISERGSLMRGRLSAAATLRHPYFLLGGDQAAAVLSKFSLNK from the exons ATGGCTTCTCTTTTATCTCCAACTGCTGTTGCAATTCAGCAGTATCCTAAAATTCTTTGCTTCTCTGCTTTCAAGCCCACTTTTACTTTCCGCCATAATCTACATTCTTTCACTAAAGGCTTCAAGCATAACCCAGGAAGGTGCAATGCATTTTTTGGCAACATCCCAGATGATTCATTAGATCCCACTCTCCATCCGGACCAGTTCCCTATCTTTCAATCTGGGTTGGTCCAGTTCCATAGAATTACTGACGATTTATCTGAGTTTCAGAAATGGGGATTATTGGTTTTTGGTGGACTCGCATGGATTTACTTAACTGCAAGGCCTGGTGTACTAATAGGTGCCATTGATGCGTACCTTCTGGCTCCTCTGCAACTGGGTTTGGACAGCTTGAGTGGACGACGGCGCTTGAAGAGTACTGACTTTATGATTGAAAATAAATTGGGAGAAGGATCTTTCGGTGTTGTTTATTCAGGGGTAATTATTCCAAAAAATGTGACTCTGGAAGAGAGGGGGCAAAAGAGAAGAAGGGGAAAATCACTGGAATTGaatgggagatacaaagagaag GTGAAGGTTGGAATCCAAGGGGCTGAAGAATTTGGTGAAGTTGAGGAGTGGTTTAATTATAGGATGTCAAGAGCAGCTCCTGAAACATGTGCTGAATTCCTCGGTAGTTTTGTTGCTGACAAAACGAATTCACAATTTACACAGGGTGCAAAATGGCTTGTTTGGAAATTTGAG GGAGATCGAAATCTTGCTGATTATATGAAAGATCGTAACTTCCCTTTTAACTTGGAGTCTGTCATGTTTGGACGTGTCCTGCAAGGAGTGGATTCTGTTAAACGTAATGCATTGATCATCAAGCAAATAATGCGCCAGATTATTACTTCACTGAAAAAAATCCATGATACGGGAATTGTTCATCGGGATGTAAAGCCAGCCAACTTAGTTGTGACAAAGAAGGGAAAGATCAAGCTCATAGATTTTGGGGCTGCCACTGACCTTCGAATAGGCAAGAACTATGAACCCAATCGAACTCTGCTCGATCCTGACTATTGCCCACCTGAGCTATACGTACTTCCAGAGGAGACCCCAAGTCCTCCGCCAGAGCCAATTGCTGCCTTGCTTTCTCCAATACTTTGGCAG CTGAACAGTCCTGATCTATTTGATATGTATTCTGCTGGGATTGTACTCTTACAAATGGCCATACCAACTTTAAGGTCCGTAGGAGGCTTAAAGAATTTCAATGCAGAGCTAAAAACGGTTGAATACGACTTGAATAGATGGAGAAAGGACACTCGATTGAGgcctgacttaacaattcttgacCTCGACTCAGGTAGAGGGTGGGATCTTGCTACAAAACTGATCTCAGAGAGGGGTAGCCTTATGAGAGGCCGTTTATCGGCAGCTGCTACTCTTAGGCATCCTTATTTCTTGTTGGGTGGTGACCAGGCAGCTGCAGTACTTTCAAAGTTTAGCTTAAACAAATAG
- the LOC110671186 gene encoding serine/threonine-protein kinase STN8, chloroplastic isoform X1, which produces MASLLSPTAVAIQQYPKILCFSAFKPTFTFRHNLHSFTKGFKHNPGRCNAFFGNIPDDSLDPTLHPDQFPIFQSGLVQFHRITDDLSEFQKWGLLVFGGLAWIYLTARPGVLIGAIDAYLLAPLQLGLDSLSGRRRLKSTDFMIENKLGEGSFGVVYSGVIIPKNVTLEERGQKRRRGKSLELNGRYKEKVILKMVKVGIQGAEEFGEVEEWFNYRMSRAAPETCAEFLGSFVADKTNSQFTQGAKWLVWKFEGDRNLADYMKDRNFPFNLESVMFGRVLQGVDSVKRNALIIKQIMRQIITSLKKIHDTGIVHRDVKPANLVVTKKGKIKLIDFGAATDLRIGKNYEPNRTLLDPDYCPPELYVLPEETPSPPPEPIAALLSPILWQLNSPDLFDMYSAGIVLLQMAIPTLRSVGGLKNFNAELKTVEYDLNRWRKDTRLRPDLTILDLDSGRGWDLATKLISERGSLMRGRLSAAATLRHPYFLLGGDQAAAVLSKFSLNK; this is translated from the exons ATGGCTTCTCTTTTATCTCCAACTGCTGTTGCAATTCAGCAGTATCCTAAAATTCTTTGCTTCTCTGCTTTCAAGCCCACTTTTACTTTCCGCCATAATCTACATTCTTTCACTAAAGGCTTCAAGCATAACCCAGGAAGGTGCAATGCATTTTTTGGCAACATCCCAGATGATTCATTAGATCCCACTCTCCATCCGGACCAGTTCCCTATCTTTCAATCTGGGTTGGTCCAGTTCCATAGAATTACTGACGATTTATCTGAGTTTCAGAAATGGGGATTATTGGTTTTTGGTGGACTCGCATGGATTTACTTAACTGCAAGGCCTGGTGTACTAATAGGTGCCATTGATGCGTACCTTCTGGCTCCTCTGCAACTGGGTTTGGACAGCTTGAGTGGACGACGGCGCTTGAAGAGTACTGACTTTATGATTGAAAATAAATTGGGAGAAGGATCTTTCGGTGTTGTTTATTCAGGGGTAATTATTCCAAAAAATGTGACTCTGGAAGAGAGGGGGCAAAAGAGAAGAAGGGGAAAATCACTGGAATTGaatgggagatacaaagagaaggTTATtctcaaaatg GTGAAGGTTGGAATCCAAGGGGCTGAAGAATTTGGTGAAGTTGAGGAGTGGTTTAATTATAGGATGTCAAGAGCAGCTCCTGAAACATGTGCTGAATTCCTCGGTAGTTTTGTTGCTGACAAAACGAATTCACAATTTACACAGGGTGCAAAATGGCTTGTTTGGAAATTTGAG GGAGATCGAAATCTTGCTGATTATATGAAAGATCGTAACTTCCCTTTTAACTTGGAGTCTGTCATGTTTGGACGTGTCCTGCAAGGAGTGGATTCTGTTAAACGTAATGCATTGATCATCAAGCAAATAATGCGCCAGATTATTACTTCACTGAAAAAAATCCATGATACGGGAATTGTTCATCGGGATGTAAAGCCAGCCAACTTAGTTGTGACAAAGAAGGGAAAGATCAAGCTCATAGATTTTGGGGCTGCCACTGACCTTCGAATAGGCAAGAACTATGAACCCAATCGAACTCTGCTCGATCCTGACTATTGCCCACCTGAGCTATACGTACTTCCAGAGGAGACCCCAAGTCCTCCGCCAGAGCCAATTGCTGCCTTGCTTTCTCCAATACTTTGGCAG CTGAACAGTCCTGATCTATTTGATATGTATTCTGCTGGGATTGTACTCTTACAAATGGCCATACCAACTTTAAGGTCCGTAGGAGGCTTAAAGAATTTCAATGCAGAGCTAAAAACGGTTGAATACGACTTGAATAGATGGAGAAAGGACACTCGATTGAGgcctgacttaacaattcttgacCTCGACTCAGGTAGAGGGTGGGATCTTGCTACAAAACTGATCTCAGAGAGGGGTAGCCTTATGAGAGGCCGTTTATCGGCAGCTGCTACTCTTAGGCATCCTTATTTCTTGTTGGGTGGTGACCAGGCAGCTGCAGTACTTTCAAAGTTTAGCTTAAACAAATAG
- the LOC110671187 gene encoding serine/threonine-protein kinase AtPK2/AtPK19 gives MVSSQLSRMTKTNMCKPLLSQLFFSENPPDSLVSDHVELDFTDVFGPLPVQASTDVNCGDLANPLTGTDITELIYDEPVVIYSRSHSLVGPSSCVSQSLKLSKLTLHETEDSMELAELEESSIDDEAVEKAVENVSGDSLEVLGIRIEDFEVLKVVGQGAFGKVYQVRKKGTLEIYAMKVMRKDKIMEQNHVEYMKAERDILTKIDHPFIVQLKYSFQTKYRLYLVLDFINGGHLFFQLYHHGLFREDLARIYAAEIVSAVSHLHANGIMHRDLKPENILLDADGHVMLTDFGLAKQFDENTRSNSLCGTVEYMAPEIVLGKGHDKAADWWSVGILLYEMLTGKPPFIGGNRENIQQKIVKDKIKLPAYLSSEAHSLLKGLLQKDASKRLGSGPTGSEEIKRHKWLKPINWKKLEAREIQPSFRPEVAGKLCIANFERRWTEMPLSDSPAASPKSNVNPFVNFTYVRPAASFLQKNSRVL, from the exons ATGGTTTCCTCTCAATTATCTAGGATGACCAAGACCAACATGTGCAAGCCATTGCTTAGCCAGTTGTTTTTTTCTGAGAACCCTCCAGACAGTCTAGTGTCAGACCACGTTGAGCTAGACTTTACTGATGTATTTGGTCCTTTGCCAGTTCAGGCATCAACTGATGTGAATTGTGGTGATTTGGCAAATCCTTTGACCGGGACAGATATTACTGAGCTTATTTACGATGAACCAGTTGTCATTTACAGCCGATCACATTCATTGGTTGGTCCATCATCTTGTGTTAGCCAGTCACTGAAGCTCAGTAAGCTCACTTTACATGAGACAGAAGATTCTATGGAACTAGCGGAACTTGAGGAATCATCCATAGATGATGAGGCTGTTGAGAAAGCTGTTGAGAATGTTAGTGGAGATTCTTTGGAGGTCCTAGGCATAAGGATTGAAGATTTTGAGGTTCTGAAAGTTGTTGGGCAAGGTGCATTTGGGAAAGTTTATCAGGTTAGGAAGAAGGGCACATTAGAAATATATGCAATGAAAGTCATGCGGAAGGACAAGATAATGGAGCAGAATCATGTTGAGTACATGAAAGCTGAGAGGGACATTCTGACAAAAATAGATCATCCTTTCATTGTGCAGCTTAAATACTCCTTCCAA accaaatatagattataccTTGTTTTGGATTTCATCAATGGGGGTCACCTCTTTTTTCAGCTCTATCACCACGGCCTTTTCAG AGAGGATCTGGCTCGTATATATGCTGCTGAGATTGTTTCTGCGGTATCCCACCTTCATGCAAATGGTATAATGCATAGGGATCTTAAACCTGAAAATATCCTGTTGGATGCCGATGGCCAT GTAATGTTGACTGATTTTGGCCTGGCAAAGCAATTTGACGAAAATACAAGATCAAACTCTTTGTGTGGAACAGTTGAGTATATGGCACCTGAAATTGTTCTTGGAAAGGGCCATGATAAGGCTGCAGATTGGTGGAGTGTGGGAATTTTATTATATGAGATGCTTACCGGAAAG CCTCCTTTTATCGGTGGGAACAGGGAGAACATTCAACAGAAGATTGTTAAGGATAAGATCAAGCTACCAGCTTATTTGTCAAGTGAAGCACATTCTTTGTTGAAAGGG CTGCTACAAAAAGATGCCAGCAAGCGCCTAGGAAGTGGACCTACAGGAAGTGAAGAAATTAAGCGTCACAAGTGGTTGAAGCCAATCAATTGGAAGAAGTTGGAGGCAAGGGAAATTCAGCCCAGTTTCCGTCCAGAAGTAGCTGGGAAACTCTGCATTGCAAATTTTGAGAGGCGATGGACTGAAATGCCACTGTCAGATTCTCCAGCTGCCAGCCCCAAAAGTAATGTGAATCCTTTTGTGAACTTCACTTACGTAAGACCCGCTGCCTCGTTCCTTCAAAAGAACAGCCGTGTATTGTAG
- the LOC110671217 gene encoding uncharacterized protein LOC110671217, whose amino-acid sequence MCECVSSIPLAFSVTQVRYLGLTTLRRRYLSSTHGPSARNGWLKSVTARSSRNTRVLGSEGSEFYGELGFKEKGEEVMEFEPRMGNDKGSDSPGLDVLELKDEKRSGKNEEKAEEEDLIRVKDDKEIEESGQLNGKVGLRRRRQVIRRSNMLAKQVISIHSALSLGFVSQIWVDTTSWVVLVVEVRPNLLSGESDRFLLEDVRQVGDVILVEDENVLEVELKMVGLETLVGYRVVTAGRRYIGKVRGFSFNVNSGAVELLELDSFGISIIPSSLVSTYALPIEDVLEVLSDTVIVHEAAASRIQKLTKGFWDAQNVSVSIDEIEEYSDSEISLGSDHGRSTRRSSHRQKFHPKIRKSEDDWELPMDYL is encoded by the exons ATGTGTGAATGTGTTTCCTCTATCCCTCTGGCTTTCTCTGTTACCCAGGTTCGTTACTTAGGCTTAACAACTCTGAGAAGACGGTATCTTTCAAGTACCCATGGGCCAAGTGCTAGAAATGGCTGGTTAAAATCAGTGACCGCAAGAAGCAGTAGGAATACCCGTGTACTGGGTTCGGAGGGAAGCGAATTTTACGGCGAATTAGGGTTTAAGGAGAAAGGAGAAGAGGTTATGGAGTTTGAACCCAGAATGGGAAATGATAAGGGAAGTGACTCGCCTGGTTTGGATGTTCTTGAATTGAAAGATGAGAAGAGGAGTGGAAAGAATGAGGAGAAAGCAGAAGAGGAAGATTTGATTCGAGTTAAAGATGACAAGGAAATTGAGGAGTCTGGGCAGCTGAATGGGAAGGTGGGATTGAGGAGAAGGAGACAAGTGATAAGGAGATCGAATATGTTGGCAAAGCAAGTGATCAGTATTCACTCAGCTCTTAGTTTGGGTTTTGTATCGCAAATTTGGGTGGATACTACTTCT tgggTGGTGTTGGTTGTAGAAGTGAGGCCTAACTTGCTTTCTGGAGAATCAGATAGGTTTCTTTTAGAGGATGTTAGACAG GTTGGTGACGTTATACTTGTTGAGGATGAGAATGTGCTGGAGGTTGAATTAAAAATGGTTGGCCTTGAAACATTG GTAGGATACAGAGTTGTGACTGCAGGTCGGCGATACATCGGGAAG GTGCGGGGATTCTCTTTTAATGTTAATTCAGGGGCCGTGGAATTGCTTGAGCTTGATTCATTTGGGATTTCCATCATTCCATCTAGTTTG GTGAGTACCTATGCTTTACCAATTGAGGATGTCCTTGAAGTTTTATCAGACACGGTTATTGTGCATGAAGCGGCAGCCTCACGGATACAAAAGTTAACAAAG GGTTTCTGGGATGCACAGAACGTGAgtgtttccattgatgaaattgaaGAATACTCTGATAGTGAAATTTCTCTTGGTTCTGATCATGGTCGCAGCACACGGAGAAGTTCTCACAGACAGAAATTCCatccaaaaataagaaaatcTGAGGATGATTGGGAGCTTCCAATGGATTACTTATGA
- the LOC110671214 gene encoding uncharacterized protein LOC110671214 → MHKVQSPVTGDQKLRPNCGRKPLQPRNSLANPLTEIQILKPKKEWIEISLASESNKENHPICTATPTKLVIEPLDASLAEELSAIRKKIERLRLDRQKTEKMLNEREKVLDMQMKELEQRGEIQKKLEIEVDRLYRLKELQSCSMRISPMRSLREKEHEKKIPQEHCQGKKPEEMEESASGSRLMSPCLSSSSSSNSISSQLVAL, encoded by the exons ATGCACAAGGTCCAATCCCCGGTCACCGGGGACCAGAAACTCCGTCCAAATTGTGGCCGTAAACCTCTGCAACCGAGGAACTCGCTGGCCAATCCACTAACCGAGATTCAAATTCTAAAGCCGAAGAAAGAGTGGATTGAGATTTCGTTGGCTAGTGAATCGAACAAGGAGAACCATCCGATCTGTACGGCGACGCCAACAAAGCTCGTGATTGAGCCGTTGGATGCGTCGCTAGCGGAGGAACTGAGCGCGATCAGGAAGAAGATAGAGAGATTGAGACTTGACAGACAGAAAACAGAGAAAATGTTGAATGAGAGGGAGAAGGTACTGGATATGCAAATGAAGGAGCTGGAGCAGAGAGGAGAGATTCAGAAAAAGCTCGAGATCGAGGTGGATAGACTCTACAGATTGAAGGAACTCCAATCTTGCTCTATG AGAATTTCTCCAATGCGTTCGCTGAGAGAGAAGGAACATGAGAAGAAGATTCCTCAAGAGCATTGCCAG GGAAAGAAACCAGAGGAAATGGAGGAATCGGCGAGTGGAAGCAGACTGATGAGTCCGTGTTTGAGTTCGAGCTCAAGTTCAAATTCGATTTCTTCGCAGCTTGTGGCATTGTAA
- the LOC110671204 gene encoding transcription elongation factor TFIIS yields MERELVELFEAAKKAADAAASDGVSSNGPEVVRCVDALKQLKSFPITYDVLVSTQVGKRLRPLTKHPREKIQTVASDLLEIWKKIVIDETTRKKNGAIDNKSSGKAEVSKVETVKVEKIQKAGTVRVEKIDREETIKVEKISKEEKHVSNGKKPSQAPIAPPKLTTLVKCNDALRDKVRELLVEALSKVAGEVDEDLRDEVSACDPIRIAVSVESAMFEKMGRSNGAQKFKYRSIMFNMKDPNNPDLRRKVLLGQVQPERLITMTPEEMASEQRQLENNHIKEKALFDCQRGGPPKATTDQFKCGRCGQRKTTYYQMQTRSADEPMTTYVTCVNCNNHWKFC; encoded by the exons ATGGAGAGAGAGCTTGTGGAGTTGTTTGAGGCTGCGAAGAAAGCCGCTGATGCCGCTGCCAGTGACGGAGTTTCCTCCAATGGACCGGAGGTCGTGAGGTGCGTAGATGCGCTGAAACAGCTGAAGAGTTTTCCGATAACGTACGATGTTTTGGTATCCACTCAG GTCGGGAAACGACTTCGACCTCTCACAAAGCATCCTAGGGAGAAGATCCAAACTGTGGCCTCTGACTTACTAGAGATTTGGAAAAAGATAGTTATTGATGAGACCACCAGAAAGAAAAATGGTGCCATTGATAATAAAAGTTCTGGGAAAGCTGAGGTTTCGAAGGTAGAGACCGTTAAAGTTGAGAAGATTCAAAAAGCAGGCACGGTTAGGGTTGAAAAAATTGATCGTGAAGAAACTATCAAGGTTGAAAAGATATCCAAGGAGGAGAAACATGTTTCTAATGGGAAGAAACCATCGCAAGCTCCTATTGCTCCACCAAAGCTTACTACATTGGTCAAATGTAACGATGCTTTACGTGACAAAGTTCGTGAACTTCTTGTGGAGGCCTTGTCCAAAGTTGCTGGTGAGGTTGATGAGGATCTTAGGGATGAAGTAAGTGCATGTGACCCAATCCGAATTGCTGTATCTGTAGAATCTGCAATGTTTGAAAAGATGGGTCGGTCAAATGGAGCCCAAAAGTTCAAGTACAGATCCATAATGTTCAACATGAAGGATCCAAATAACCCTGATTTGAGGAGAAAAGTACTTCTTGGACAGGTCCAACCAGAGAGGCTCATCACAATGACCCCTGAAGAAATGGCAAGCGAACAGAGACAACTGGAAAATAACCATATTAAAGAGAAAGCATTATTTGATTGTCAGCGAGGTGGTCCACCAAAAGCCACAACTGATCAGTTCAAGTGTGGTCGTTGTGGTCAGCGCAAGACCACTTACTATCAGATGCAGACTAGGAGTGCAGATGAACCTATGACAACGTATGTAACTTGCGTAAACTGCAACAACCATTGGAAATTCTGCTAG